The sequence GAATTATACGattacaatttctaatttgatcgattaattaatgctTACGATTAGGTAGAATTAACcacgaaaaatcaatttatgaTTCAATGGGTTGTCGATAAtagattgtaaatattaacaaatattaaaaatgtaattattcagTGCAGTTGATAATTGTGTTTTCAAGTCTGCTAGCAGGTCATCAAAATCTATCCACTTTGAACTCAAATAATGTAATCTACTGTGAGAAtgttatcataattattaaattataatgaaacaaattattacatgGATAATCTTAGTTTAACTATTGCTCCCTTTTTTGAATATCCTATAATTAAATGACAGTCTTTGGAggtcttaatattaattttctttttagaaaatgtGATGTATTGTTGAATAAAGGTATCAATGTTTCCTAAAgatattcttaatttattgttgttatattattatagaaggAATTTGTTCACAAtggttttatttcaatttattgcaaatatatatcaatatctTTTGTTCTCATTTTTTTCAGGACACGGCTAGGGGAGAGGATGGTCAGCATGAGCTCAAGGCTCGTGGAGACAGTTAGTATAAACTATGAAGATTTTAATGAGAGCTTTTTAACGTGCGGCACTTGTCTTTTTGTTTATGACGGTGGAGAACATACTCCTAAGTTACTACCATGTTCACACACAGTGAGTATCCTCATAGTTACATTTTCTACACAACAGTCCTAGATcaataactaaatatagaattaattgattcaatgatatatatatacaggtaTGTTTACATTGCTTAACAAGAATTGCTGCATCTGAAACACGTGAACCTGGTGCCTTTCGATGTCCTATTTGTAgagaattaataacaattcctAGAGGTGGAGTTCCTGCATTACCACCTAGTTTCCTTGTGAATCAACTTCTGGATCTTATGTCCAGACAGAGAAGAGAGGTTTGAGCTTATGCTTTTTACAGAGTTCCTCTACACAATGTACCATTAaatgtaacatatattttctgtCTCGGTTACAGGTGATCCCAAAATGTTCAGTTCACATAAACCAGGAGCTATTATTCTGTGAAACATGTGACACAGTCTTTTGTACAGTATGTACAGGTGGTAATCACGCAGGAACATCACCAGGTTGTACAGAACATACTATTATACCATTCAGCATTGCAATTAAGAGAATGTCTGAAATTTTGCTCTACAAAGCCAATGAATGTATATCAAAGGTAATAATCCCTCTATTCCATATGTTAAGGAGAATGCAACTGTTTTCTTCGAtataagaatttcattaattgtgATCTAACTTTGGCTTCAGTTAACACAAGCTCAGGATTCTGTGAGCACAGAGTTACAACGTTTGGAAGCTTCTAAGGAGAGGTGTTTGAATGCTGTGGACAATGAATttgcagaaattatttcaaagttcGAAAGGAGACGCACGGAATTGCAAGCAGCGGTGACTGCCGCCGCAAGAGATAAGAAGCACGTGTTGGAAGAGCAACATGCACTCATAGAagccgagaaaaataaagtgcAACAAGAATGCGAGGGCTTACAATATCAAGTATATCATTCACGATTGTTTACTAAAATGCATGTTTCCTGTTTACACGTAGATagcgttttattttcattgaaggTCGAAGTACGGAACATCACACAAAGGATTGGAAGCTTATCTGACCAACTAGACGCGGCATCAGCACTTAGCGAACCTAAAGAAAATGCCTTCATAACATTCGAATTTAACCACAATAATGCTCTTTCTCAATTAGAGGAAGCTATTAATAACTTGGGACGAGTACGTTCTAGTACAACATTGCCAGGTATCCTGAGGATTGATAATACAGTAAAGTACCtgctttaaaattgttattaatagtCCAAACAATTGCTATTCTTGCTAACATTATTGCATTTGATAATGATAGTTGGTATAATCGACCACGTTTCATAACAGGTCTGTGCAGAGCCAGGTTAAAAGATCCTGCAATAGTTAAATTACAAGCGATCGTTATATTAGAGACTGTTGACTACCATGGGCATCCTAGAAACGTTGGAGGAGATCTTATCACTGCCGAATTAACATTAGCGGATAGTATGCACTCAGACAACCAAAGTTCCAGAATCGAAACTGAAATAGTAGATTTAGAGAACGGTACATACGAGATACTGTTCAGACCTCCGGTTGCGAGACGCTTCGTCCTGAAATTATCAGTTTTCGAGCGGCCTATTAAAGATTatcctttattttttgatGCGACTGTACATAACGAACCCGTTAAAGTATATGGAAGACATGGAAGCGGAAAAGATGAGTTTCATCAACCAGTTGCAGTTGCCGTTGACGACGATGGCATGATATACGTTCTGGATACCGGGAATTCCCGGGTAAAGGtacaatttctcaaaattcttgcaTCATCAAGACGTTGAAATTTATGTGATACTCATAGATGATATTATATTCTCCAGGTACTCAATTGTGATTTAGAATTTCAAAGGCATTTAACTAATGAAGGTCTGGAAGGCCGTAGTTGTACAGGAATAAGTATATCACAACAAGGTATCGTTGTTGTTAATTGGAGAACAcgaaaaataacagaaatgaGCTCTTTAGGCGACACAATCAAGTCCTTCACTCATTGCGCATTTCGAGTTAGTATTTCTCATACTGGTAACCGTATGGTGGActattcatttcattaatcACATTTATCTGATATTTAGGAGCCAGTCGATGTTGCTGTAGATAGAAATTACGGACATATACTTGTGGCCGACAACGGTGAAAATTGTGTTTTTGTGTTCGATTCTGATGGCAAATTCCTCTTCCAGGTTGGATAATATTTACAGTCATTAATACTTTACGCACGATCAATCGTTCTAACATTCTGTTAATGATTATTAAGGTTGGAACGATGGTAACTTTAAAACTAATTAGAGCCGTTACCGTTGGACGTAACGGTGAAATTGTAGTTGCCGATGATCATATTCTAGTATTCACTGCTAAAGGAGACTTCTCTGAGGAAATATATTCAGAAGGCAAAGGtacacatttttcttttgtatgtAGAAGGGCTACGTTTGCGTACGAagatattaattgtaatttatttatagtataaataaaatagtaatttatttataggaaaAGGCGCTTACGGAGGTTTGGCTGTCGACGCAGAAGGTAGAATACTCGGTACACGCACTGATAAGGGTCGCAGTACCATCCAAGTGTTGAAATTAGGTGGAGGTAATATTTTGACTGAAATCGACTCGCATAGTTCAAAATTACGACGTCCATCAGGTATTGCAGTGCTACCTGACAATCACTTAGTAGTTGTAGACCTGGGAAACGActgtacaaaaaaatatagatattggTAAAAAGCAGAGTTGGATGTAGCTTGGATTACTTGCTTTCATGAAACTTTTGTTATAATCCTACGCATAATTTTAACTGTGtctatgtttatataaattttttatatgcaatttttacgaCTTACAAGCTTAGAatcaatcaaaataattttattggtgTAGAGGAGGTGTTGATCGTATTTCACATTATAAGTGCaatacatacatgtatgtatCACATACACGTATGTGTGGTACTTATAAAAAAGAACGGTGTGagtacatttatttatgtgctAGACTTAGCGACGTGTACGTCGTGCTCCTAAAAATGGAAGAGACTTGAttagtataatgtaatttatagtattttgtGTCATCGttcgttaatttaatttatttacttaaaacCAGTAAAAGTGATTCGTTAACTTTTTACTACTTACCTTAATTATTGTCTGGATGTACTATAATACACATTTCGAATTGCCATAGTCCGATATGTGAAGTTCACAACAGTTATGCCGAGGTCCTGCAAACATATCTCATAGTTAAAAGATGAAGAGTTcataagagaaatttatttttcagtcaGAATTTAATTGAGATGTTGGGTCACGAAATTTTAACTCGATACAGCCTGAATAAGATGTcgtaaatgttataattaataaatttctggtATCTTTATACTCGATTGCTATTGATGTAATGgactattttatacttattagTGTCATTATTTcgtagtaaaaattataaaggactagtttcataattacaatgacttaataaaattttgtaattgtttttgtCCTATAAACAAATGTTGTGTGtaacgaatattttaaatattaagtataatatcaaattatgttataaacgtgatacttaatattttctttccacAAAAGAAGGCTCGTAGAAATGTATGTTacaagaaaagaattttattacagtcACCAAAGGAATTTGATCGAAAACACGTTTCGTATTCTTATGTGCAATCTTTTGTTGTTTTTCTATTGACAAATGTGCTTAGGTAACATATCATcgtatttttgcattttatatctCTTTTTGTGGTAATCAAATACGTTTTCCACAACAAAGCacagaaattttcatttgtggacattaaaatgttaaaaatactacTCCTGTACTTATTTTGCAcctagaattaatttaaaatgcttTCTATGAATGTTTTGAGATCATTATCAGAGATCATTTGCTTTGACGTTCATGAACatgaaattttatcataaaattgaCCTACACTGGTTATTATTGATTATCATACAAAGCATTTTGTATTTccattacatatttattacagttttttaGTTACAATTTCACtcataaatgcaaaatataactAGTGTACTGTAAATaggtaagaaaataaaaaataaattaaagtttgTGCTAATATTTGTCCTGTATCATTACAGATTGATATTACAATATGTTTTGTTTGCTTTTAACTTTTGTATGCATCGATTGTGATTATATTGTAAAGAAATGTTCACACATACAGAAAACATGATTgtaattcatttcttctgTCTCATTAACacctttttttaattcatacaTAGTGGGTAtaacattaaacatttttagcaTTTATATTTGATCTGTTACACAAATATTATAGTCTATAGAAATGTAACTTCAGGTGTATACTAATTgtgttcatttataatatttccaagaTAAGGGAATCCCgttttttactaatttatggTTAAATAATAGCATATTTGACCATTCACATAAATAGCTGTGGACAAATGAGATAGATAGGAGGGATGTTACAATATACAAACATTAGATagattagtaaaatatatgcTCAGTGTTGTGTTCACTCCCTCATAAGTAACTGAGACATGAGAACATATAGTTacaaaataaagtttaaaagTAAACAAGTAGTTGAGTACTATTGCAAGCAACAATACTAGGATTGAAATGAATAGATTATTGGTAAAAAGGAAGACgaattataatactaaaatagtTCCTTAATCGATAAACAACATTCCTGGTAAAATGCTTGATAGTATAAAATGATCATTGCCTAGTAAAATtcgattataaatacaaagtaATTGCGTATGTTACCGTATGCAAAATAACAGTTATGCCATTGAATTTGCCTTTTATGGAAAGCACACCAGTGCCTTTGCAAAacaggaattaaatattattaattcgataaGAGCAAACGATGTGTATTGATATTGTCCCAACTTGctttcatttcattctttGTACTTAATATAATGCTTCGGGATAAGACAAAACCTGTAacacaattaatattacgttTCCTCGTACTTCACAACTACTACTATGCTCAAAATTTGTACTACGTGATTGTTTCAACGTTtcgattacaaaaattgaattacaattgaaatctAGTCATACGTTATCGATATACTATGCAGAATGGAATATTACAATGTAACAGTACGGTGTAATGTAaagttgtaaataaataaatatatatatatatataaatatatatacaaatgaGCTTGATTTgtgtatgaataaaattctttcaaaatcCTCCGGAAGAAAGCGGCAATTTCGCGTGATTCCAATTATTACGCGTGTCCCCGTATCGATGATGCTGGAATTCAAATACGGGGAATAAAAGTAGTATTCGGTAAATTTCCATCCAGTGATCACCGAAAGCGGTGAAATCGTCTGTACAACGATAGAAATACCCATAAAAATTCCGTAGCGTCAATACTATCGAAATCAAGCTCGCGCGTAATATTGACTCGATCCCGCAGCAATTCAACCGATCGTACGGCGTTCGAGATTTCTCCGAGCGAGAGTATCGAATGAACGTAGCGTGCACGCGCCGTGGCTGAAAAACGTAAGCTCCGAATACTACGCCTGTGCCTCCTAGTACGTGCCCCCGTACACGAAAGTTATTCACGCACGCTATTCATCGGCTTGTGCTCCTCCATTACCGTACATAACGTGAAACGTAAGACGCTACGTTACTGGCCTGTACGTGTGTCGCGGCCAGGTGTATACAAGAAGATCGTTGCACAcgagcgtcgtcgtcgagtaCACGTATACCAAAACATACTTTCGATTGAAACGGCGTATACTCGTACACGAGAAAACGAACGGGGGTTCGGTTCGGCGCCGCTTGTGCTATCCCGTTTTCCGCGTTAGAGAATTGATCATCGGGGTTCGAGGCGAGCGTGCTCTCGGCCGACGATCGGAAGCGAGGCTGTCCGCGAGCGAAGCAAAACGGAATCGGTGAGGAATAAAGTGAGAATAAACAACGTATTCGCGTCGGTGGATCCTTTGGGATAGGTGATTCCGCAAAGGGTGAGTTTGAGTGTCACTGCACAAGCgcgaagaggagagagatTCTCGCGaggggagagagcgagaggccGATAGGACGCTAGCTACGGTGCTACGGTGGTAGTGAATGGAACGCGGCCCCCACGGGTGAGCGTAGTACGACGCTCCACGGGCTAGCGTTGCACCAATGACCAGCCGGGACGGGCGGTCACGTGACGTGCGTGCCGAGCCAGCAGCAGAACATTGCAAATGACAAGACGCGTAGGGCATTGTCGTCGCGCCGCCGCTGCCACAGTTCCCGTCGTTGTTGGTTTCATccgtcgcgccgccgccgtcgtcgtcgccgcagCCGTTGATGAGATCTCGCCCGCCACCGTGAGAACGCGACAGCGTTTACCCTGAACGGATCTCCCGAAAGTCTGTCCTCGGTGTGTCGGCACTATATCGCTACTGTCGGCGCGTGTGCGCGACAAAGTCGCGGGTGCTCGGAGGCCTCGTGCCCTGAACGGTGCCCGCGGCGCCCCGTCCTATAGTACAACATATACAACTCGACACGGTGCACCATCGTACACGCCGACAACGTCCACCGAGCCCGTGCGGCATCCGTCTACATGACAAAATGTCGGGATCACAGCGGATGCGAAAGTCCTCGCCATGCTCGACGTCGAAGCAAGGCCCAATGCGCGCGACCCTGCCTGTAAGCTCGCTGCTACGACAAGGCCGGCAAGGCAGCAGCCTCAGGAAAAGCAACAGCAACAGTCCTACCGTGTCGCCGACGAATGCGAGTGCGTGGCGGGCCCGCATCTCGCCGGAGACCTCTTCCTCGGGACAACGAAGTCCCGGTTCTCTCTCTTACAAAGGTATTTACTGCTGCTACTACATCCCCCCTTtgctccctccctccctaACCCTCCTCTACCTCATCCCTTTCCCTTTCCCACCTCcgacttctctctctcacacacactcactcactcactcactccatatctctctctctctcggtcggtTGTGTGCGTGTATACATGTCGTTTACATGTCCTATACATGTGCCGTACTAGCTCCATACACACTGTTTTATCTTCCAATCGACTTCTTTGTTATGTCTGTCATTTTTCGTTTTCCAAACCATTCGCTCGGATCCTCGATTAACAGCAGATACTCTCCTTCCTCCCTCgcctccctcccctctctcttcgtttcgtttttcacAAGCGTTGGTGTGTACACACCGACGTACGGATGCTTACTCGCTCGGCTCTCTCGTGGAGATCTAGTACACTGTCGTTTGTTTGTCATTCTATTGTCACTCTTTATCGTTCTTCAATGGGCCGATATgcataaaactatataaataatttgtacgtGTCAACCAGGGTGAAAACAaatcataaattttcttatggTGAATCCCTTTGACTTACTCTAGTACCAGGAAGTAAATATTGGAATGTTTTTAGTAAACACTACTACTATTTAATTTGGTGAATCAAGTATTTACtttgttgttaacattttcCTAGCATCATTGGCTGGGATTCTTTATGTGGTATACTGATTCTTAGATCTTTATTTCTCACTCTTGTAAATGATTTGTTACTGtcataactttattaaatatcaaaccaagattagaattttcttttggTGTGCTCATCAGTATTTTCTAAGGGTTTgtttattattctcttttatcttctttgctctatcattattttttgcaaatttagTGGAGGAGAAGTTGAGATACTTATCTGATAAGATATTTATCACAGTATTCATTCTCATTACTAGTATTCacttaaaaaatcattaataaatgtcttTAGTAGCCTTTATGTATATGGCCTATTGTTTACAACTGGATTTTAAAGTATAGGCAATAGTTTCACAGGAATTGTTTATTGTTGAATATCATTATTACTTGCAAACATATATTCTTGTTGAATATAATAGTTAATTGTTGAAGaccattttttcttcttctgtgAACACAATTCCTGTAGTCTCTAAATGTTGTACTTTTATGGAATTTATAGTTGCTCCAACTATTACTTGCTGTTctttaacaagaaataaaattacatgttGTAGGTTTGAAACACTGTGTTATAATGAACCAGGAATCAAGAGCAGATATTCCTCCTTCCACTCTCCcctgttttatttgtttttttcatgaatttcataccttataatttgtttgtaaTTGTATCATTGTCATTCCTGTTGTTTGTCAATGTTTGGAATGAGATTTGCTTTCAAGATTTATAATGGAAACCATTTGTTGTTGACTTATCATCGTTGTCAATGAATGTAAATTACATGTAACATGTTCTATTAGATATAAACATGATACTTATCATgagaaatacaaattattgaaGAGTATTGTTCTTTCTTGTGTGAGcacaaattttgtatatctTGGATGTTGTATAGTCTTTCAATTTATGGATATTATAAATGTGACTGTTGCTTTTAATGTCTTAACAAGTAAATGAAGGTAAcatattatgaatttatgcATTAATATCTAAAGATAGTTTCTTAAATGATCGATTCTTCTGTAATATCTTCTCTCTTACACTTCATAATCTCTTTGCAGAATTAATTCGGTAACCGAATACTCATTCTTAGATCGGTTCCACaagaaacaattacaaaattcatctTTCTCCTTGACCTatcattacaattttttttttaaatttaatttaagacacatattcattttatccagcaaccgaatatatttttagtagcCCGGTTCTGGTTTACATGTACACTATAATACCAGCTAATTCTATTTCTTCAAGATCTATTGTATTCTTACtgacaatattttgttatctaCAGCAAAATCAAAAACATTAAGTGGAAGATGCAGCGAAAGTTTAAGT comes from Augochlora pura isolate Apur16 chromosome 1, APUR_v2.2.1, whole genome shotgun sequence and encodes:
- the LOC144478810 gene encoding tripartite motif-containing protein 2 isoform X2, which encodes MSCCPFMTRLGERMVSMSSRLVETVSINYEDFNESFLTCGTCLFVYDGGEHTPKLLPCSHTVCLHCLTRIAASETREPGAFRCPICRELITIPRGGVPALPPSFLVNQLLDLMSRQRREVIPKCSVHINQELLFCETCDTVFCTVCTGGNHAGTSPGCTEHTIIPFSIAIKRMSEILLYKANECISKLTQAQDSVSTELQRLEASKERCLNAVDNEFAEIISKFERRRTELQAAVTAAARDKKHVLEEQHALIEAEKNKVQQECEGLQYQVEVRNITQRIGSLSDQLDAASALSEPKENAFITFEFNHNNALSQLEEAINNLGRVRSSTTLPGLCRARLKDPAIVKLQAIVILETVDYHGHPRNVGGDLITAELTLADSMHSDNQSSRIETEIVDLENGTYEILFRPPVARRFVLKLSVFERPIKDYPLFFDATVHNEPVKVYGRHGSGKDEFHQPVAVAVDDDGMIYVLDTGNSRVKVLNCDLEFQRHLTNEGLEGRSCTGISISQQGIVVVNWRTRKITEMSSLGDTIKSFTHCAFREPVDVAVDRNYGHILVADNGENCVFVFDSDGKFLFQVGTMVTLKLIRAVTVGRNGEIVVADDHILVFTAKGDFSEEIYSEGKGKGAYGGLAVDAEGRILGTRTDKGRSTIQVLKLGGGNILTEIDSHSSKLRRPSGIAVLPDNHLVVVDLGNDCTKKYRYW
- the LOC144478810 gene encoding tripartite motif-containing protein 2 isoform X1, with the translated sequence MEALRLAIQTRLGERMVSMSSRLVETVSINYEDFNESFLTCGTCLFVYDGGEHTPKLLPCSHTVCLHCLTRIAASETREPGAFRCPICRELITIPRGGVPALPPSFLVNQLLDLMSRQRREVIPKCSVHINQELLFCETCDTVFCTVCTGGNHAGTSPGCTEHTIIPFSIAIKRMSEILLYKANECISKLTQAQDSVSTELQRLEASKERCLNAVDNEFAEIISKFERRRTELQAAVTAAARDKKHVLEEQHALIEAEKNKVQQECEGLQYQVEVRNITQRIGSLSDQLDAASALSEPKENAFITFEFNHNNALSQLEEAINNLGRVRSSTTLPGLCRARLKDPAIVKLQAIVILETVDYHGHPRNVGGDLITAELTLADSMHSDNQSSRIETEIVDLENGTYEILFRPPVARRFVLKLSVFERPIKDYPLFFDATVHNEPVKVYGRHGSGKDEFHQPVAVAVDDDGMIYVLDTGNSRVKVLNCDLEFQRHLTNEGLEGRSCTGISISQQGIVVVNWRTRKITEMSSLGDTIKSFTHCAFREPVDVAVDRNYGHILVADNGENCVFVFDSDGKFLFQVGTMVTLKLIRAVTVGRNGEIVVADDHILVFTAKGDFSEEIYSEGKGKGAYGGLAVDAEGRILGTRTDKGRSTIQVLKLGGGNILTEIDSHSSKLRRPSGIAVLPDNHLVVVDLGNDCTKKYRYW